In Xiphophorus maculatus strain JP 163 A chromosome 15, X_maculatus-5.0-male, whole genome shotgun sequence, the following are encoded in one genomic region:
- the LOC102230816 gene encoding protein Z-dependent protease inhibitor-like: MAAFLFLHLAFLFLLAGPAAPQTPDPAELDLLNRSADFGARLYRAVAGRTDDNVLLAPLAVFAGMLALLGGTSGPTQNELLQGLTLTGLDPQTLPVQFQALRNAVLQPALRLQQGAALFLDQSFQAPPSFQDLVQTKYGGQTQSVSFSSPADAQDVINRWVQDRTRHQAQNLLSTLDRRTQLLLVSAADYQMRFNPPFNASLTQVERFYVDRYHVAMVPMMFRADKYFLAYDSNVKAGVLKLPMADGAAMLAVLPDEDVDLTAVEGEVTSEKIRAWIRQLKKTKLEVQLPVFLLKRSYALKDVLQALYVTQVFQDDADFSSMGGASGASLSQVYHASVVSMDESGDDGGSGGGATAFSSPPPRLTFNRPFIFIIYQQASGSLLLMGRVANPTEN, translated from the exons aTGGCtgccttcctcttcctccacctggCCTTCCTCTTCCTTCTGGCGGGCCCCGCGGCCCCGCAGACCCCCGATCCCGCCGAGCTGGACCTCCTGAACCGGAGCGCGGACTTCGGGGCGCGGCTGTACCGGGCGGTGGCGGGCCGAACCGACGACAACGTCTTGCTGGCTCCGCTCGCAGTCTTTGCGGGAATGCTGGCTCTGCTGGGCGGAACCAGCGGGCCGACCCAGAACGAACTGCTGCAGGGACTCACCCTGACCGGACTGGACCCCCAGACTCTGCCAG TTCAGTTCCAGGCCCTGAGGAACGCCGTCCTGCAGCCGGCCCTCCGCCTGCAGCAGGGCGCCGCGCTCTTCCTGGACCAGAGCTTCCAGGCTCCGCCGTCCTTCCAGGATCTGGTTCAGACCAAATATGGCGGACAGACTCAGAGCGTGTCCTTCTCCAGCCCGGCGGATGCCCAGGACGTCATCAACCGCTGGGTCCAGGACCGGACCCGACACCAGGCCCAGAACCTGCTGAGCACCCTGGACCGCCGGACCCAGCTGCTGCTCGTGTCCGCTGCCGACTACCAGA TGCGCTTCAATCCTCCCTTCAACGCCTCGCTGACTCAGGTTGAGCGTTTCTACGTCGACCGCTATCATGTCGCCATGGTTCCCATGATGTTTCGGGCTGACAAGTACTTCCTGGCGTACGACAGCAACGTGAAGGCCGGCGTGCTCAAGCTGCCGATGGCGGACGGCGCCGCCATGTTGGCGGTGCTGCCAGACGAAGACGTGGACCTGACCGCCGTGGAGGGGGAAGTGACCTCAGAGAAGATCCGGGCCTGGATCCGCCAGCTGAAGAAGAC GAAGTTGGAGGTGCAACTTCCTGTCTTCCTGCTGAAGCGCTCCTATGCCCTGAAAGATGTCTTGCAGGCGCTCTACGTCACGCAGGTGTTCCAAGATGATGCTGACTTCAGCAGCATGGGCGGGGCTTCAGGAGCCAGCCTCTCTCAG GTGTATCACGCCTCGGTTGTCTCGATGGATGAGAGCGGTGATGATGGCGGCTCAGGGGGCGGGGCCACCGCCTTCTCCTCGCCGCCACCGCGCCTCACCTTCAACCGGCCCTTCATCTTTATCATCTACCAGCAGGCCAGCGGCAGCCTGCTCCTCATGGGCCGAGTCGCCAACCCCACAGAGAACTGA
- the xrcc3 gene encoding DNA repair protein XRCC3, protein MNWDQLQLKPRIISAIQRAHLKSVREVLVLSEPDLQKMTGLSGPDVQELLHAAATACRTHQPITALQLQRGECRRLESGLRLGTGCPVLDQLLRGGLPVGGVTELAGESGAGKTQLGLQLCLSVQYPVEHGGLSAGALYVCTEDPFPIRRLQQLISEQTSLRSDVPPSLIGRLRFSDNIYVEHAADLDSLQVCLSRRAALLLAQGRVRLVVVDSVAALFRCEFRPDDWLERNKQLLTVSSMVHHLSHEFTAPVLCINQVTDVFHQSESSSSSPSSSVSPALGLAWANQVTVRLMMRRLQATVSRGDQSSALRRLEVVFAPHLARGGRDLAVWREGLRGVLDPVLAPFGPDVAQQEMVLPLRLNR, encoded by the exons ATGAACTGGGACCAGCTGCAGCTCAAACCGCGGATCATCTCCGCCATTCAGAGAG ctCATCTGAAGTCTGTTCGGGAGGTTCTGGTTTTGTCTGAGCCGGACCTTCAGAAAATGACCGGACTGTCTGGCCCAGATGTCCAGGAGCTGCTCCATGCTGCCGCCACCGCCTGCAGGAcccatcagccaatcacag CCCTCCAGCTGCAACGGGGTGAGTGCCGCAGGTTGGAGTCCGGCCTGCGGCTCGGTACTGGCTGTCCGGTTCTGGACCAGCTGCTTCGCGGAGGACTGCCAGTGGGGGGCGTCACTGAGCTGGCGGGAGAGAGCGGAGCTGGGAAGACCCAGCTGGGCCTGCAGCTGTGCCTGTCAGTGCAGTATCCGGTGGAGCACGGAGGTCTGAGCGCAG GTGCACTGTATGTCTGTACCGAGGATCCGTTCCCCATCCggcggctgcagcagctgatcTCAGAGCAGACGTCGCTGCGATCTGACGTCCCGCCGTCTCTGATTGGCCGCCTCCGCTTCTCCGACAACATCTACGTGGAACACGCCGCCGACCTG GACTCGCTGCAGGTGTGTCTGTCTCGGCGTGCCGCGCTCCTATTGGCCCAGGGCCGAGTCCGGCTGGTCGTGGTCGACTCGGTGGCGGCGCTGTTCAGGTGCGAGTTCCGGCCTGACGATTGGCTGGAGAGGAACAAGCAGCTGCTCACCGTCTCCTCCATGGTGCATCACCTGAGCCACGAGTTCACCGCCCCTGTCCTCTGCATCAACCAG gtcacagacgttttccaccaatcagagagcagctcCAG CTCTCCGTCCTCTTCAGTGAGTCCTGCCCTCGGTCTGGCCTGGGCCAATCAGGTGACGGTTCGGCTGATGATGCGCCGTCTCCAGGCGACTGTTTCCCGTGGCGACCAGAGCAGTGCTCTGCGCAGGTTGGAGGTGGTGTTCGCTCCTCACCTGGCCCGGGGCGGCCGGGACCTCGCCGTGTGGAGGGAGGGGCTTCGCGGGGTTCTGGACCCGGTTCTGGCTCCATTTGGACCTGATGTAGCTCAGCAGGAAATGGTTCTGCCGCTTCGTCTGAACCGATGA
- the ppp4r4 gene encoding serine/threonine-protein phosphatase 4 regulatory subunit 4 isoform X3, translating into MFPGRMTLSPPGPPGGPPEELQELAFIERPIRRSLKTAEEIDQLTVDEDLNDVERAVYLLSVGQEVQRASVISNLPSLVRQNPAETFRRVVPKVREVLNGAGAEIQLAAATSFLTILQDDIILIHTHTYSILKTVLLHLNHRDTVVSSAWLETLLSAINALPKETIKQEVLNPLLYQSQLSHSLQARLAACRILGKASCKFDSLIVKKELLPLARSLSRDTESEVRVCMCRQLESMARAIGVDDTRTELLPELLELAGDEESRVRLAAFDSIISLMEMMDGDDRLHLLVPLVMSACDVSSQVDEGIMVSLSFQFGKLCSGLAGSLSEEQKRLLLQKFQVLCITGLQTEENQMDVGESTLIRCNCCYNLPAMVAFVDPAHFLCDIHPSLSGLCSDPEVSVRRSVAASFHQVVKLLESNVHVVHKELLLLLQDSALEVLDALMNHLDETLEVVLSRGDNLILDNKLPELLSALLSAEQKVGSSLRWRLHEKLLHRYSCLSRLLPGELLHQTFSARIFIILTTNKVLPVQKEAARTFCTFLRYNRKQEQRQEMMERLIQDLAQGRSYWNRLRFLDVCEIATEIFSRKYFNKHFLIPALELVHDPVANVRYKLCQLLPRLRSSLRLPADKLLLQKLDFCVQKFLCREKDKDVVAMIRKFHKRHEWDLLDQKKEKEEMLLLEMEQLERQQSDGKLNSDKHAERKRRDSKTSLSSAKSMSVSSSTGSSSSGKETRKAKLSRSRSLSSQPTSSKPVNSDRPLKVKDLSGSSGLGKSTRDDSVRTAHFTLTTQSTSSMPVLIRSKTTSLLDQASLLEQREHRTSTLDHRTGNRDQRNHMMEHRTSSLEEREHRTSTLDHRDHRTSTLGQRSKTMERGSGMKDSQSRKLSMNRKSNSLQSE; encoded by the exons ATGTTCCCCGGCAGGATGACTCTGAGCCCGCCCGGACCGCCCGGCGGGCCGccggaggagctgcaggagctggCCTTCATCGAGCGGCCGATCCGCAGGAGCCTGAAG ACAGCGGAGGAGATCGATCAGCTGACTGTGGATGAAGACCTGAATGACGTGGAGCGAGCCGTTTACTTGCTCAG CGTGGGTCAGGAGGTCCAGAGAGCCAGCGTCATCAGCAACCTGCCGAGTCTCGTCCGCCAGAACCCAGCTGAGACTTTCCGTCGAGTTGTACCAAAAGTTAGG GAGGTCTTGAATGGAGCTGGTGCTGAGATCCAGCTGGCAGCAGCGACTTCGTTTTTAACCATCCTGCAGGACGACATCATCctgatccacacacacacctactcCATCCTGAAGACGGTGCTGCTCCACCTGAACCACCGGGACACAG TGGTGAGCAGCGCCTGGTTGGAGACTCTGCTGTCGGCCATCAACGCTCTGCCCAAAGAGACCATCAAACAGGAG GTGCTGAACCCTCTCCTCTACCAGAGTCAGCTGTCTCACTCCCTTCAGGCTCGACTGGCCGCCTGTCGGATTCTAGGAAAGGCTTCCTGCAAGTTTGACTCTCTCAT AGTGAAGAAGGAGCTTCTGCCTTTGGCCCGTTCTCTGAGCCGGGACACGGAGTCCGAGGTCCGAGTCTGCATGTGCCGTCAGCTGGAGAGCATGGCCAGAGCCATCGG GGTGGATGACACCAGAACCGagctcctccctgagctgctggaACTCGCCGGCGACGAGGAGAGCCGCGTTCGCCTGGCCGCCTTCGACAGCATCATCAGCCTGATGGAGATGATGGACGGAG ATGACCGACTTCACCTGCTGGTTCCTCTGGTGATGTCAGCGTGTGACGTTTCATCACAGGTGGATGAAGGCATCATGGTGTCGCTGTCGTTCCAGTTTGGGAAGCTCTGCAGCGGACTGGCAG GTTCACTGTCAGAAGAGCAGAAGAGGCTCCTGCTGCAGAAGTTTCAGGTTCTGTGTATTACTGGACTGCAGACTGAAGAAAACCAGATGGATGTTGGCGAGTCCACGCTGATCCGCTGTAACTGCTGCTACAACCTACCG GCCATGGTGGCATTCGTAGACCCCGCCCACTTCCTGTGCGACATCCATCCGTCTTTGTCGGGTCTTTGCAGCGACCCAGAGGTCAGCGTTCGCCGAAGTGTAGCAGCCAGCTTCCACCAG GTGGTGAAGCTGCTCGAGTCTAATGTCCATGTAGTCCACAAGGAGCTCCTGTTGCTGCTCCAAGACAGTGCTCTAGAG GTTCTGGATGCGCTGATGAACCACCTAGATGAAACTCTGGAGGTGGTCCTCTCTAGAGGAGACAATCTAATCCTGGACAACAAG CTCCCAGAGCTGCTGTCGGCGCTGCTGTCGGCCGAACAGAAAGTTGGATCTTCTCTGCGTTGGCGGCTGCATGAGAAGCTGCTGCATCGCTACAGCTGCCTGTCCAGACTGCTGCCCGGAGAGCTGCTGCACCAAACCTTCTCTGCTCGGATCTTCATCATCCTCACCACCAAC AAAGTGCTACCGGTACAGAAAGAGGCGGCTCGGACCTTCTGCACGTTCCTGCGCTACAACCGTAAGCAGGAGCAGCGTCAGGAGATGATGGAGCGGCTGATCCAAG ATCTCGCTCAAGGCCGCAGCTACTGGAACCGCCTGAGGTTCCTGGATGTTTGTGAAATCGCCACAGAGATTTTCTCCAGAAAATACTTCAACAAACATTTCCTGATCCCAGCGCTGGAACTTGTCCACGACCCTGTCGCCAACGTCAG GTACAAGCTCTGTCAGCTGTTGCCACGGTTACGGTCGTCCCTCCGCCTGCCAGCtgacaagctgctgctgcagaaactggATTTCTGCGTCCAGAAGTTTCTCTGTCGAGAGAAAGACAAAGATGTCGTGGCCATGATCCGCAAG TTTCATAAGAGACACGAGTGGGACCTGCTGGACcagaagaaggagaaggaggagatgctgctgctggagatg GAGCAGCTGGAGCGGCAGCAGAGCGATGGAAAGCTGAACTCTGACAAACACGCGGAGAGAAAAC GAAGAGACAGCAAGACCAGTCTGTCCTCTGCAAAGTCCATGTCTGTGTCCTCTTCAACAGGAAGCTCGTCCTCTG GTAAAGAGACGAGGAAGGCTAAACTGTCTCGGAGTCGGTCCCTCAGCAGCCAGCCGACTTCGTCCAAACCCGTCAACTCGGACAGGCCTCT GAAGGTCAAAGATCTCAGCGGTTCTTCTGGTCTTGGGAAATCCACCAGAG ATGACTCAGTGAGGACCGCCCACTTCACCTTGACAACCCAGTCCACCTCTTCCATGCCGGTTCTGATCCGAAGCAAAACAACCAGCCTCCTGGACCAGGCCAGCCTGCTGGAGCAGAGAGAGCACAGAACCAGCACCCTGGACCACAGGACCGGGAACCGGGACCAGCGGAACCACATGATGGAGCACAGAACCAGTTCCCTGGAGGAGCGAGAGCACAGAACCAGCACCCTGGACCATCGGGACCACAGAACCAGCACCTTGGGTCAGCGCAGCAAGACGATGGAGCGAGGGAGCGGCATGAAGGACAGTCAGTCCAGGAAGCTCTCCAT GAACAGGAAGTCCAACTCTCTCCAGTCAGAATGA
- the ppp4r4 gene encoding serine/threonine-protein phosphatase 4 regulatory subunit 4 isoform X1 — MFPGRMTLSPPGPPGGPPEELQELAFIERPIRRSLKTAEEIDQLTVDEDLNDVERAVYLLSVGQEVQRASVISNLPSLVRQNPAETFRRVVPKVREVLNGAGAEIQLAAATSFLTILQDDIILIHTHTYSILKTVLLHLNHRDTVVSSAWLETLLSAINALPKETIKQEVLNPLLYQSQLSHSLQARLAACRILGKASCKFDSLIVKKELLPLARSLSRDTESEVRVCMCRQLESMARAIGVDDTRTELLPELLELAGDEESRVRLAAFDSIISLMEMMDGDDRLHLLVPLVMSACDVSSQVDEGIMVSLSFQFGKLCSGLAGSLSEEQKRLLLQKFQVLCITGLQTEENQMDVGESTLIRCNCCYNLPAMVAFVDPAHFLCDIHPSLSGLCSDPEVSVRRSVAASFHQVVKLLESNVHVVHKELLLLLQDSALEVLDALMNHLDETLEVVLSRGDNLILDNKLPELLSALLSAEQKVGSSLRWRLHEKLLHRYSCLSRLLPGELLHQTFSARIFIILTTNKVLPVQKEAARTFCTFLRYNRKQEQRQEMMERLIQDLAQGRSYWNRLRFLDVCEIATEIFSRKYFNKHFLIPALELVHDPVANVRYKLCQLLPRLRSSLRLPADKLLLQKLDFCVQKFLCREKDKDVVAMIRKTVLELDKLDLSEPFHKRHEWDLLDQKKEKEEMLLLEMEQLERQQSDGKLNSDKHAERKRRDSKTSLSSAKSMSVSSSTGSSSSGKETRKAKLSRSRSLSSQPTSSKPVNSDRPLKVKDLSGSSGLGKSTRDDSVRTAHFTLTTQSTSSMPVLIRSKTTSLLDQASLLEQREHRTSTLDHRTGNRDQRNHMMEHRTSSLEEREHRTSTLDHRDHRTSTLGQRSKTMERGSGMKDSQSRKLSMNRKSNSLQSE; from the exons ATGTTCCCCGGCAGGATGACTCTGAGCCCGCCCGGACCGCCCGGCGGGCCGccggaggagctgcaggagctggCCTTCATCGAGCGGCCGATCCGCAGGAGCCTGAAG ACAGCGGAGGAGATCGATCAGCTGACTGTGGATGAAGACCTGAATGACGTGGAGCGAGCCGTTTACTTGCTCAG CGTGGGTCAGGAGGTCCAGAGAGCCAGCGTCATCAGCAACCTGCCGAGTCTCGTCCGCCAGAACCCAGCTGAGACTTTCCGTCGAGTTGTACCAAAAGTTAGG GAGGTCTTGAATGGAGCTGGTGCTGAGATCCAGCTGGCAGCAGCGACTTCGTTTTTAACCATCCTGCAGGACGACATCATCctgatccacacacacacctactcCATCCTGAAGACGGTGCTGCTCCACCTGAACCACCGGGACACAG TGGTGAGCAGCGCCTGGTTGGAGACTCTGCTGTCGGCCATCAACGCTCTGCCCAAAGAGACCATCAAACAGGAG GTGCTGAACCCTCTCCTCTACCAGAGTCAGCTGTCTCACTCCCTTCAGGCTCGACTGGCCGCCTGTCGGATTCTAGGAAAGGCTTCCTGCAAGTTTGACTCTCTCAT AGTGAAGAAGGAGCTTCTGCCTTTGGCCCGTTCTCTGAGCCGGGACACGGAGTCCGAGGTCCGAGTCTGCATGTGCCGTCAGCTGGAGAGCATGGCCAGAGCCATCGG GGTGGATGACACCAGAACCGagctcctccctgagctgctggaACTCGCCGGCGACGAGGAGAGCCGCGTTCGCCTGGCCGCCTTCGACAGCATCATCAGCCTGATGGAGATGATGGACGGAG ATGACCGACTTCACCTGCTGGTTCCTCTGGTGATGTCAGCGTGTGACGTTTCATCACAGGTGGATGAAGGCATCATGGTGTCGCTGTCGTTCCAGTTTGGGAAGCTCTGCAGCGGACTGGCAG GTTCACTGTCAGAAGAGCAGAAGAGGCTCCTGCTGCAGAAGTTTCAGGTTCTGTGTATTACTGGACTGCAGACTGAAGAAAACCAGATGGATGTTGGCGAGTCCACGCTGATCCGCTGTAACTGCTGCTACAACCTACCG GCCATGGTGGCATTCGTAGACCCCGCCCACTTCCTGTGCGACATCCATCCGTCTTTGTCGGGTCTTTGCAGCGACCCAGAGGTCAGCGTTCGCCGAAGTGTAGCAGCCAGCTTCCACCAG GTGGTGAAGCTGCTCGAGTCTAATGTCCATGTAGTCCACAAGGAGCTCCTGTTGCTGCTCCAAGACAGTGCTCTAGAG GTTCTGGATGCGCTGATGAACCACCTAGATGAAACTCTGGAGGTGGTCCTCTCTAGAGGAGACAATCTAATCCTGGACAACAAG CTCCCAGAGCTGCTGTCGGCGCTGCTGTCGGCCGAACAGAAAGTTGGATCTTCTCTGCGTTGGCGGCTGCATGAGAAGCTGCTGCATCGCTACAGCTGCCTGTCCAGACTGCTGCCCGGAGAGCTGCTGCACCAAACCTTCTCTGCTCGGATCTTCATCATCCTCACCACCAAC AAAGTGCTACCGGTACAGAAAGAGGCGGCTCGGACCTTCTGCACGTTCCTGCGCTACAACCGTAAGCAGGAGCAGCGTCAGGAGATGATGGAGCGGCTGATCCAAG ATCTCGCTCAAGGCCGCAGCTACTGGAACCGCCTGAGGTTCCTGGATGTTTGTGAAATCGCCACAGAGATTTTCTCCAGAAAATACTTCAACAAACATTTCCTGATCCCAGCGCTGGAACTTGTCCACGACCCTGTCGCCAACGTCAG GTACAAGCTCTGTCAGCTGTTGCCACGGTTACGGTCGTCCCTCCGCCTGCCAGCtgacaagctgctgctgcagaaactggATTTCTGCGTCCAGAAGTTTCTCTGTCGAGAGAAAGACAAAGATGTCGTGGCCATGATCCGCAAG ACAGTGTTGGAACTGGACAAACTGGACCTGTCTGAACCT TTTCATAAGAGACACGAGTGGGACCTGCTGGACcagaagaaggagaaggaggagatgctgctgctggagatg GAGCAGCTGGAGCGGCAGCAGAGCGATGGAAAGCTGAACTCTGACAAACACGCGGAGAGAAAAC GAAGAGACAGCAAGACCAGTCTGTCCTCTGCAAAGTCCATGTCTGTGTCCTCTTCAACAGGAAGCTCGTCCTCTG GTAAAGAGACGAGGAAGGCTAAACTGTCTCGGAGTCGGTCCCTCAGCAGCCAGCCGACTTCGTCCAAACCCGTCAACTCGGACAGGCCTCT GAAGGTCAAAGATCTCAGCGGTTCTTCTGGTCTTGGGAAATCCACCAGAG ATGACTCAGTGAGGACCGCCCACTTCACCTTGACAACCCAGTCCACCTCTTCCATGCCGGTTCTGATCCGAAGCAAAACAACCAGCCTCCTGGACCAGGCCAGCCTGCTGGAGCAGAGAGAGCACAGAACCAGCACCCTGGACCACAGGACCGGGAACCGGGACCAGCGGAACCACATGATGGAGCACAGAACCAGTTCCCTGGAGGAGCGAGAGCACAGAACCAGCACCCTGGACCATCGGGACCACAGAACCAGCACCTTGGGTCAGCGCAGCAAGACGATGGAGCGAGGGAGCGGCATGAAGGACAGTCAGTCCAGGAAGCTCTCCAT GAACAGGAAGTCCAACTCTCTCCAGTCAGAATGA
- the ppp4r4 gene encoding serine/threonine-protein phosphatase 4 regulatory subunit 4 isoform X2: MFPGRMTLSPPGPPGGPPEELQELAFIERPIRRSLKTAEEIDQLTVDEDLNDVERAVYLLSVGQEVQRASVISNLPSLVRQNPAETFRRVVPKVREVLNGAGAEIQLAAATSFLTILQDDIILIHTHTYSILKTVLLHLNHRDTVVSSAWLETLLSAINALPKETIKQEVLNPLLYQSQLSHSLQARLAACRILGKASCKFDSLIVKKELLPLARSLSRDTESEVRVCMCRQLESMARAIGVDDTRTELLPELLELAGDEESRVRLAAFDSIISLMEMMDGDDRLHLLVPLVMSACDVSSQVDEGIMVSLSFQFGKLCSGLAGSLSEEQKRLLLQKFQVLCITGLQTEENQMDVGESTLIRCNCCYNLPAMVAFVDPAHFLCDIHPSLSGLCSDPEVSVRRSVAASFHQVVKLLESNVHVVHKELLLLLQDSALEVLDALMNHLDETLEVVLSRGDNLILDNKLPELLSALLSAEQKVGSSLRWRLHEKLLHRYSCLSRLLPGELLHQTFSARIFIILTTNKVLPVQKEAARTFCTFLRYNRKQEQRQEMMERLIQDLAQGRSYWNRLRFLDVCEIATEIFSRKYFNKHFLIPALELVHDPVANVRYKLCQLLPRLRSSLRLPADKLLLQKLDFCVQKFLCREKDKDVVAMIRKTVLELDKLDLSEPFHKRHEWDLLDQKKEKEEMLLLEMLERQQSDGKLNSDKHAERKRRDSKTSLSSAKSMSVSSSTGSSSSGKETRKAKLSRSRSLSSQPTSSKPVNSDRPLKVKDLSGSSGLGKSTRDDSVRTAHFTLTTQSTSSMPVLIRSKTTSLLDQASLLEQREHRTSTLDHRTGNRDQRNHMMEHRTSSLEEREHRTSTLDHRDHRTSTLGQRSKTMERGSGMKDSQSRKLSMNRKSNSLQSE; this comes from the exons ATGTTCCCCGGCAGGATGACTCTGAGCCCGCCCGGACCGCCCGGCGGGCCGccggaggagctgcaggagctggCCTTCATCGAGCGGCCGATCCGCAGGAGCCTGAAG ACAGCGGAGGAGATCGATCAGCTGACTGTGGATGAAGACCTGAATGACGTGGAGCGAGCCGTTTACTTGCTCAG CGTGGGTCAGGAGGTCCAGAGAGCCAGCGTCATCAGCAACCTGCCGAGTCTCGTCCGCCAGAACCCAGCTGAGACTTTCCGTCGAGTTGTACCAAAAGTTAGG GAGGTCTTGAATGGAGCTGGTGCTGAGATCCAGCTGGCAGCAGCGACTTCGTTTTTAACCATCCTGCAGGACGACATCATCctgatccacacacacacctactcCATCCTGAAGACGGTGCTGCTCCACCTGAACCACCGGGACACAG TGGTGAGCAGCGCCTGGTTGGAGACTCTGCTGTCGGCCATCAACGCTCTGCCCAAAGAGACCATCAAACAGGAG GTGCTGAACCCTCTCCTCTACCAGAGTCAGCTGTCTCACTCCCTTCAGGCTCGACTGGCCGCCTGTCGGATTCTAGGAAAGGCTTCCTGCAAGTTTGACTCTCTCAT AGTGAAGAAGGAGCTTCTGCCTTTGGCCCGTTCTCTGAGCCGGGACACGGAGTCCGAGGTCCGAGTCTGCATGTGCCGTCAGCTGGAGAGCATGGCCAGAGCCATCGG GGTGGATGACACCAGAACCGagctcctccctgagctgctggaACTCGCCGGCGACGAGGAGAGCCGCGTTCGCCTGGCCGCCTTCGACAGCATCATCAGCCTGATGGAGATGATGGACGGAG ATGACCGACTTCACCTGCTGGTTCCTCTGGTGATGTCAGCGTGTGACGTTTCATCACAGGTGGATGAAGGCATCATGGTGTCGCTGTCGTTCCAGTTTGGGAAGCTCTGCAGCGGACTGGCAG GTTCACTGTCAGAAGAGCAGAAGAGGCTCCTGCTGCAGAAGTTTCAGGTTCTGTGTATTACTGGACTGCAGACTGAAGAAAACCAGATGGATGTTGGCGAGTCCACGCTGATCCGCTGTAACTGCTGCTACAACCTACCG GCCATGGTGGCATTCGTAGACCCCGCCCACTTCCTGTGCGACATCCATCCGTCTTTGTCGGGTCTTTGCAGCGACCCAGAGGTCAGCGTTCGCCGAAGTGTAGCAGCCAGCTTCCACCAG GTGGTGAAGCTGCTCGAGTCTAATGTCCATGTAGTCCACAAGGAGCTCCTGTTGCTGCTCCAAGACAGTGCTCTAGAG GTTCTGGATGCGCTGATGAACCACCTAGATGAAACTCTGGAGGTGGTCCTCTCTAGAGGAGACAATCTAATCCTGGACAACAAG CTCCCAGAGCTGCTGTCGGCGCTGCTGTCGGCCGAACAGAAAGTTGGATCTTCTCTGCGTTGGCGGCTGCATGAGAAGCTGCTGCATCGCTACAGCTGCCTGTCCAGACTGCTGCCCGGAGAGCTGCTGCACCAAACCTTCTCTGCTCGGATCTTCATCATCCTCACCACCAAC AAAGTGCTACCGGTACAGAAAGAGGCGGCTCGGACCTTCTGCACGTTCCTGCGCTACAACCGTAAGCAGGAGCAGCGTCAGGAGATGATGGAGCGGCTGATCCAAG ATCTCGCTCAAGGCCGCAGCTACTGGAACCGCCTGAGGTTCCTGGATGTTTGTGAAATCGCCACAGAGATTTTCTCCAGAAAATACTTCAACAAACATTTCCTGATCCCAGCGCTGGAACTTGTCCACGACCCTGTCGCCAACGTCAG GTACAAGCTCTGTCAGCTGTTGCCACGGTTACGGTCGTCCCTCCGCCTGCCAGCtgacaagctgctgctgcagaaactggATTTCTGCGTCCAGAAGTTTCTCTGTCGAGAGAAAGACAAAGATGTCGTGGCCATGATCCGCAAG ACAGTGTTGGAACTGGACAAACTGGACCTGTCTGAACCT TTTCATAAGAGACACGAGTGGGACCTGCTGGACcagaagaaggagaaggaggagatgctgctgctggagatg CTGGAGCGGCAGCAGAGCGATGGAAAGCTGAACTCTGACAAACACGCGGAGAGAAAAC GAAGAGACAGCAAGACCAGTCTGTCCTCTGCAAAGTCCATGTCTGTGTCCTCTTCAACAGGAAGCTCGTCCTCTG GTAAAGAGACGAGGAAGGCTAAACTGTCTCGGAGTCGGTCCCTCAGCAGCCAGCCGACTTCGTCCAAACCCGTCAACTCGGACAGGCCTCT GAAGGTCAAAGATCTCAGCGGTTCTTCTGGTCTTGGGAAATCCACCAGAG ATGACTCAGTGAGGACCGCCCACTTCACCTTGACAACCCAGTCCACCTCTTCCATGCCGGTTCTGATCCGAAGCAAAACAACCAGCCTCCTGGACCAGGCCAGCCTGCTGGAGCAGAGAGAGCACAGAACCAGCACCCTGGACCACAGGACCGGGAACCGGGACCAGCGGAACCACATGATGGAGCACAGAACCAGTTCCCTGGAGGAGCGAGAGCACAGAACCAGCACCCTGGACCATCGGGACCACAGAACCAGCACCTTGGGTCAGCGCAGCAAGACGATGGAGCGAGGGAGCGGCATGAAGGACAGTCAGTCCAGGAAGCTCTCCAT GAACAGGAAGTCCAACTCTCTCCAGTCAGAATGA